Proteins encoded together in one Triticum dicoccoides isolate Atlit2015 ecotype Zavitan chromosome 7B, WEW_v2.0, whole genome shotgun sequence window:
- the LOC119341919 gene encoding uncharacterized protein LOC119341919, with amino-acid sequence MVVLMEYAPGVGVTMKRKGEEEPGLFAFPDDGDCCSVPISCRATKMRRLEIAGTGHDLPPAATVGTEGDVMMAEEPPAPSLGAAEEEKRALVVYGPAVDAARAGGRLGLLGQWRLRPWAPLSAGAEWIRDMLREADGRTVRAVLSSAQEEGGADLALVPWGAAHVPAEANQPSTAAETVDGEEDAEGTAAMDVEEEREHHQAQAVAAGCGEGYLCRWPQHCLAPPPLPAVRQATPAVWSW; translated from the coding sequence ATGGTGGTGCTCATGGAGTACGCCCCCGGCGTCGGCGTGACCATGAAGAGGAAGGGCGAGGAGGAGCCGGGACTGTTTGCGTTCCCCGACGACGGCGACTGCTGCAGCGTTCCGATTTCCTGCCGCGCGACCAAGATGAGGCGGCTGGAGATTGCCGgcaccggccatgatttgccgccgGCGGCGACCGTTGGGACGGAGGGCGACGTTATGATGGCGGAGGAGCCGCCGGCGCCGTCGCTCGGGGCCGCGGAAGAGGAAAAGAGGGCTCTGGTGGTGTACGGCCCGGCCGTCGACGCCGCGCGCGCTGGTGGCCGGCTCGGCCTTCTCGGCCAATGGCGGCTCCGCCCGTGGGCGCCCCTGAGCGCCGGCGCCGAGTGGATCCGTGACATGCTGCGCGAGGCGGACGGCCGCACGGTGCGGGCGGTGCTGTCCAGCGCTCAGGAAGAGGGCGGCGCCGACCTGGCCCTGGTCCCTTGGGGCGCCGCACACGTGCCGGCAGAGGCGAATCAGCCGTCCACGGCCGCGGAGACGGTGGACGGGGAAGAGGACGCCGAGGGAACGGCAGCGATGGACGTCGAAGAGGAGAGGGAACATCATCAGGCCCAGGCGGTCGCGGCCGGCTGCGGTGAGGGGTACCTGTGCCGGTGGCCGCAGCACTGCTTGGCGCCGCCTCCGTTGCCGGCGGTTCGCCAGGCGACCCCGGCTGTGTGGTCGTGGTGA